One stretch of Nitratiruptor tergarcus DSM 16512 DNA includes these proteins:
- a CDS encoding sigma-70 family RNA polymerase sigma factor, with protein sequence MKVTVEQKQQIILDNTPLVKKVASKIFFKLPRDAGIEFDELVNTGIIGLIKAIDKFDESKAQFSTYAYIKIRGEILDYLRSLHIMPRSMREKIKKEKEEGKDIPLSNLAIMISMDKAIGSGDDSMRLIDVMISDDIGPEDQAISSQVGDLIAMAMEQLSEKEKRTLQMFFFEEREPKEIAQTLGISQSRVSQIKTQAIKKLKTILKDLEQT encoded by the coding sequence ATGAAAGTTACTGTGGAGCAGAAGCAGCAGATTATACTCGATAATACCCCCTTAGTAAAAAAAGTGGCATCAAAAATTTTTTTTAAACTGCCACGTGATGCGGGTATAGAGTTTGATGAGCTGGTAAACACAGGCATTATAGGTCTCATAAAAGCAATTGACAAATTTGATGAGAGCAAAGCCCAATTTTCCACGTATGCGTATATAAAAATCAGAGGAGAAATTTTAGATTATTTGCGTAGCCTTCACATAATGCCTCGTAGTATGCGTGAAAAGATAAAAAAAGAAAAAGAGGAGGGCAAAGATATTCCTCTTTCAAATTTAGCTATAATGATAAGTATGGATAAGGCTATTGGATCTGGTGATGATTCGATGCGCCTTATAGATGTGATGATAAGTGATGATATAGGGCCTGAAGATCAGGCGATCTCTTCTCAAGTTGGTGACTTGATTGCAATGGCTATGGAGCAGCTGAGCGAGAAGGAGAAGAGAACATTGCAGATGTTCTTCTTTGAAGAGCGGGAGCCAAAAGAGATTGCGCAAACGTTGGGGATTTCCCAGTCGCGTGTATCACAGATAAAGACGCAGGCTATTAAAAAACTTAAAACTATTTTAAAAGATCTGGAGCAGACATGA